In Roseomonas marmotae, a single window of DNA contains:
- a CDS encoding winged helix-turn-helix domain-containing protein, which translates to MIRIDLGAGRRLGPGKVALLEAIAETGSISAAARQMRMSYKRAWSLVEEMNGYGPQPVVAAAPGGARGGGASLTEQGRRLAELYRAVEAAAGAAAEAPLRALAALTGPGT; encoded by the coding sequence ATGATCCGCATCGATCTGGGCGCCGGGCGCCGGCTGGGACCGGGCAAGGTGGCATTGCTGGAAGCCATCGCCGAGACCGGCTCCATCTCCGCCGCCGCGCGGCAGATGCGCATGTCCTACAAGCGGGCCTGGAGCCTGGTGGAGGAAATGAACGGCTATGGCCCGCAGCCCGTGGTGGCCGCGGCCCCGGGCGGCGCCCGCGGCGGCGGCGCGAGCCTGACGGAACAGGGACGGCGGCTGGCCGAACTCTACCGCGCCGTCGAGGCCGCCGCCGGCGCGGCGGCCGAGGCACCGCTGCGCGCGCTGGCCGCGCTGACCGGCCCCGGAACCTAG
- the modD gene encoding ModD protein: protein MTFLISTARLEAMLREDAPYGDLTTLALGIQDARGQAVLRAGATMTLCAAEEAETLFRLAGAEVHRVASSGALAEEGGTILTATGPASTLHLAAKVAQALMAVASGVASRAARIRAEARTARPDIVVACTRGHLPGAKDVMLKAIMTAGCVPHRLGLSDSLLVTADHRAFLGREPAHRWVSRLRAAQPGRQVMVEARSVDEAVLLAHAGVDVVQCAGLSPEQFAEVARALTDHARRPRLAANGDVTEANAAAYARAGADVLITAAPFAAPPLAISVAFDRLG, encoded by the coding sequence ATGACCTTTCTGATCTCGACCGCCCGGCTGGAAGCGATGCTGCGGGAAGACGCGCCTTATGGCGACCTGACCACCCTGGCGCTGGGAATTCAGGACGCGCGGGGCCAGGCGGTGCTGCGGGCTGGTGCCACCATGACGCTCTGCGCGGCGGAGGAAGCGGAGACCCTGTTCCGCCTGGCGGGCGCCGAGGTGCACCGGGTCGCCTCCTCCGGCGCGCTGGCGGAGGAGGGCGGAACCATCCTGACCGCCACGGGTCCGGCCAGCACCCTGCATCTGGCGGCCAAGGTGGCGCAGGCGCTGATGGCGGTGGCCTCCGGTGTCGCCAGCCGCGCAGCCCGCATCCGCGCCGAGGCCCGCACGGCCCGCCCGGATATCGTCGTCGCCTGCACGCGCGGGCATCTGCCGGGCGCCAAGGATGTGATGCTGAAGGCCATCATGACGGCGGGCTGTGTGCCGCATCGCCTCGGCCTCTCCGACAGCCTGCTGGTGACGGCGGATCACCGCGCCTTCCTGGGGCGGGAGCCGGCGCATCGCTGGGTCTCACGCCTGCGCGCGGCCCAGCCGGGACGGCAGGTGATGGTGGAAGCCCGGAGCGTGGACGAAGCCGTGCTGCTGGCCCATGCCGGCGTCGATGTCGTGCAATGCGCCGGCCTCTCGCCCGAGCAGTTCGCCGAGGTGGCGCGCGCCCTGACCGATCACGCGAGGCGCCCCAGGCTGGCGGCGAATGGCGATGTGACGGAGGCCAATGCCGCAGCCTATGCCCGCGCCGGCGCCGATGTGCTGATCACCGCCGCGCCCTTCGCCGCGCCGCCGCTGGCGATCAGCGTCGCCTTCGACCGGCTGGGCTAG
- the modC gene encoding molybdenum ABC transporter ATP-binding protein: protein MLEVSVRHRFPGFGLEAAFAAPTPGVTVLFGPSGCGKSTLLSAAAGLLRPQEGRVALDGDVLLDTGAGLDVPPERRRCGVVFQDARLFPHLSVESNLRYGARRAPRGAEGPGFEEVTALLGIGHLLGRRPGALSGGEKQRVALGRALLARPRLLLMDEPLAALDAARRAEVLPFLARLRDALRVPLLYVTHSLEEVDRLADTLVLMEAGRVLAAGPAEELSARPDLPLAARRDAGALLPCVVLVHDAARGLMRLGFPGGELVATLRPVPVGTALRLRLRARDVSVAVEEPRGLSMQNVLPAVIESVVPGVPAGPHEATLRLRIGPSLLLARVTRDSVARLGLSPGRQVWALIKSVAFDHGEARNEACPTGM, encoded by the coding sequence ATGCTGGAGGTCTCGGTCCGGCACCGCTTTCCCGGCTTCGGGCTTGAGGCCGCCTTCGCCGCGCCGACGCCTGGTGTGACGGTGCTCTTCGGCCCCTCGGGCTGCGGCAAGTCCACGCTGCTCTCGGCTGCCGCCGGGCTGCTGCGCCCCCAGGAAGGCCGCGTCGCCCTGGACGGCGACGTGCTGCTGGATACCGGCGCCGGGCTGGACGTGCCGCCCGAAAGGCGCCGCTGCGGCGTCGTCTTCCAGGATGCGCGCCTCTTCCCGCACCTCTCGGTTGAGAGCAACCTGCGCTACGGCGCCCGCCGCGCGCCACGAGGCGCCGAGGGACCGGGCTTCGAGGAAGTGACGGCGCTGCTGGGCATCGGGCACCTGCTAGGGCGCCGGCCCGGCGCGCTCTCGGGCGGGGAGAAGCAGCGCGTGGCGCTGGGCCGTGCTCTGCTGGCCCGCCCACGCCTGCTGCTGATGGATGAGCCGCTGGCGGCGCTGGACGCCGCCCGCCGGGCCGAGGTGCTGCCCTTCCTGGCGCGTCTGCGTGACGCGCTGCGGGTGCCGCTGCTCTACGTGACCCATTCGCTGGAGGAGGTGGACCGCCTGGCCGATACGCTGGTGCTGATGGAGGCCGGGCGCGTGCTGGCCGCCGGTCCGGCGGAGGAGCTTTCCGCCCGCCCCGACCTGCCCCTCGCGGCGCGGCGCGATGCCGGCGCGCTGCTGCCCTGCGTGGTGCTGGTGCACGATGCGGCGCGTGGCCTGATGCGGCTGGGTTTCCCTGGCGGGGAACTGGTGGCGACGCTGCGGCCGGTGCCGGTGGGTACCGCGCTGCGGCTGCGGCTGCGGGCGCGCGACGTCTCCGTGGCCGTCGAGGAGCCGCGCGGCCTCTCCATGCAGAATGTGCTGCCGGCGGTGATCGAATCCGTCGTCCCCGGCGTGCCCGCCGGTCCGCATGAGGCGACGCTGCGGCTGCGGATCGGCCCCAGCCTGTTGCTGGCGCGCGTGACGCGCGATTCCGTGGCGCGGCTTGGCCTCTCGCCGGGGCGGCAAGTCTGGGCGCTGATCAAATCCGTCGCCTTCGATCATGGCGAAGCCCGTAACGAGGCATGTCCAACCGGCATGTGA
- the modB gene encoding molybdate ABC transporter permease subunit: protein MLPELLSPEEWQAVRLSLAVALRSVAFGLPPAVLAAWVLARGRFPGRALLDALVHLPLVLPPVVVGWLLLVLFGVQGPIGRLLQEWFGIRLVFTSGGAALATAVMSFPLIVRAVRLSLEAVDPGLEAAARTLGAGPLDRFCTVTLPLIAPGILAGAITAFAAGLGEFGAVITFVSNIPGETQTLPLAIYSATQSPGGEIRAARLAALSFALAVGGLLLAEWVARHMHRMLGR from the coding sequence GTGCTGCCGGAGCTGCTCTCGCCCGAGGAATGGCAGGCCGTCCGGCTCAGCCTGGCGGTCGCGCTCCGCAGCGTGGCCTTCGGCCTGCCGCCGGCGGTGCTGGCGGCCTGGGTGCTGGCACGCGGGCGCTTCCCTGGCCGGGCGCTGCTGGATGCGCTGGTGCATCTGCCGCTGGTGCTGCCGCCCGTGGTGGTGGGCTGGCTGCTGCTGGTGCTGTTCGGCGTGCAGGGGCCAATCGGGCGGCTGCTGCAGGAATGGTTCGGCATCCGCCTCGTCTTCACCAGCGGGGGCGCCGCCCTGGCCACGGCCGTCATGTCCTTCCCCCTGATCGTCCGCGCCGTGCGCCTCTCGCTGGAGGCCGTGGACCCGGGGCTGGAGGCGGCGGCGCGCACCCTGGGCGCCGGGCCGCTGGACCGCTTCTGCACCGTCACCCTGCCGCTGATCGCCCCCGGCATCCTGGCCGGCGCCATCACCGCCTTCGCCGCCGGGCTGGGCGAATTCGGCGCCGTGATCACCTTCGTCTCCAATATCCCCGGCGAGACCCAGACTCTGCCGCTGGCCATCTACAGCGCCACCCAGTCTCCGGGCGGCGAGATCAGGGCGGCGCGGCTGGCGGCGCTGTCCTTTGCGCTGGCCGTGGGCGGGCTGCTGCTGGCGGAATGGGTGGCGCGGCACATGCACCGGATGCTGGGCCGCTGA
- the modA gene encoding molybdate ABC transporter substrate-binding protein, with protein sequence MLRRLILAVLLTLPAAAPPARAQDAITVFAAASLTDAMKALGEQWRARTGQTLRFSFAASSALARQIEQGAPAHLFASADEPWMDYLQQRNLILSATRISPVGNSLVLVAPRARAHPVALTQQTDLLALLGADGRLTTGDPAHVPVGKYAQAALTWMGQWQALGPRLARADNVRSALLLVERGEAPLGIVYGTDAAVAPDVAVVGTFPAGSHPPVTYPFALTRRAEGDARARAVLEFLTGTEAAPTFRRLGFSLNKP encoded by the coding sequence ATGCTTCGCCGCCTGATCCTGGCCGTCCTGCTCACGCTGCCCGCCGCGGCCCCACCGGCCCGCGCGCAGGATGCCATCACCGTCTTCGCGGCCGCCAGCCTGACCGATGCCATGAAGGCGCTGGGCGAGCAGTGGCGGGCCCGCACCGGGCAGACCCTGCGCTTCTCCTTCGCCGCCTCCTCCGCTTTGGCGCGGCAGATCGAGCAGGGCGCGCCGGCCCATCTCTTCGCCTCGGCCGATGAGCCCTGGATGGATTATCTCCAGCAGCGAAACCTGATCCTCAGTGCGACGCGCATCAGTCCGGTCGGCAACAGCCTGGTGCTGGTGGCTCCCAGGGCGCGGGCGCATCCGGTCGCGCTGACGCAGCAGACGGACCTGCTGGCGCTGCTGGGCGCCGACGGTCGGTTGACCACGGGCGATCCGGCCCATGTGCCGGTGGGCAAATACGCCCAGGCGGCCCTGACCTGGATGGGCCAGTGGCAGGCTCTGGGTCCCCGCCTGGCCCGTGCCGACAATGTCCGCAGCGCCCTGCTGCTGGTGGAGCGTGGCGAGGCGCCGCTGGGCATCGTCTACGGCACCGATGCCGCCGTGGCGCCGGACGTGGCGGTGGTCGGCACCTTTCCGGCCGGAAGCCATCCGCCCGTCACCTATCCCTTCGCGCTGACGCGCCGGGCGGAGGGCGACGCCCGGGCGCGCGCGGTGCTCGAATTCCTGACCGGCACGGAGGCCGCGCCCACCTTCCGCCGCCTCGGCTTCAGCCTGAACAAGCCCTGA
- the msrB gene encoding peptide-methionine (R)-S-oxide reductase MsrB produces MDNETRQYPVTFTDAEWRQRLTPEQYQVMRRHGTERPGTCALLHEKRDGTFSCAGCGQPLFRGGRKFESGTGWPSFDEPLEGSVETTTDRSHGMIRTEVHCSRCGSHLGHVFPDGPPPSHLRYCINGVAMDFTPA; encoded by the coding sequence ATGGACAACGAGACCCGTCAGTATCCCGTCACTTTCACCGACGCCGAATGGCGCCAGCGCCTGACGCCGGAGCAGTACCAGGTGATGCGCCGGCACGGCACGGAGCGGCCGGGCACCTGTGCCCTGCTGCATGAGAAGCGGGACGGCACCTTCTCCTGCGCCGGCTGCGGCCAGCCGCTGTTCCGCGGCGGCCGGAAGTTCGAGAGCGGCACCGGCTGGCCCAGCTTCGACGAGCCGCTGGAAGGCTCGGTCGAAACCACCACCGACCGCAGCCACGGCATGATTCGCACGGAGGTGCATTGCTCCCGCTGCGGAAGCCATCTCGGCCATGTTTTCCCGGATGGTCCGCCCCCTAGTCACCTGCGCTACTGCATCAACGGCGTGGCCATGGATTTCACGCCCGCCTGA
- a CDS encoding SDR family NAD(P)-dependent oxidoreductase: MKLPRTPSFRLDGRRALVTGAGRGIGLAMAAALAEAGAHVTLAARTAPEIEDAAGAIRAEGGSADTLCLDVIDPHATATALEAREPYDILVNNAGSNRPAQFTDVTVEDFDAVMDLNLRGAFFAAQAVAKRLIAAGRPGSIIHVSSQMGHVGGARRTVYCASKHAIEGLTKAMAIDLAPHGIRVNSIGPTFIETPLTRPFFEDPAFKESVLGKIKLGRIGQVEDLMGAVVFLASDASSLMTGSAMLVDGGWTAE; the protein is encoded by the coding sequence ATGAAGCTGCCGCGCACACCCTCCTTCCGTCTGGACGGGCGCAGGGCGCTGGTCACGGGTGCCGGGCGGGGCATCGGCCTCGCCATGGCCGCGGCCCTGGCCGAGGCGGGGGCGCATGTCACCCTCGCCGCCCGCACCGCGCCGGAGATCGAGGACGCCGCCGGGGCCATCCGGGCCGAGGGCGGCAGCGCCGACACCCTGTGCCTGGACGTGATCGACCCCCATGCCACCGCCACGGCATTGGAGGCGCGGGAGCCCTACGACATCCTCGTCAACAATGCCGGCAGCAACCGCCCCGCGCAGTTCACCGATGTGACGGTGGAGGATTTCGACGCGGTGATGGACCTCAACCTGCGTGGCGCCTTCTTCGCCGCACAGGCCGTGGCGAAGCGGCTGATCGCGGCGGGCAGGCCCGGCTCGATCATCCATGTCTCCTCGCAGATGGGCCATGTGGGCGGTGCGCGACGCACCGTCTATTGCGCCAGCAAGCACGCCATCGAGGGGCTGACCAAGGCCATGGCCATCGACCTGGCGCCGCATGGCATCCGCGTGAACAGCATCGGCCCCACCTTCATCGAAACCCCGCTGACCAGGCCCTTCTTCGAGGACCCGGCCTTCAAGGAGAGCGTGCTGGGCAAGATCAAGCTCGGGCGCATCGGGCAGGTGGAGGATCTGATGGGCGCGGTGGTCTTCCTGGCCTCCGACGCCTCTTCGCTGATGACGGGTTCGGCCATGTTGGTCGATGGTGGGTGGACGGCGGAGTAG
- a CDS encoding 3-hydroxyacyl-CoA dehydrogenase, which translates to MAEKIAIIGTGLVGSGWAVVFARAGCEVSLYDASPGGAEKGREVVRQQLNDLSAYGLVEEDPSAILARVTVAKDLREALDGAVYAQESTFERTDVKREVFSAIDAVIGPDTLVGSSSSGIPASAYTDHVACRARCLVAHPVNPPSLAPVVELVPAPWTAPETVKSVRALMERVGQAPVEMTREIEGFILNRLQGVLLMEAWRLVEAGLATAEDVDRTVSKGLGLRWAFMGPFETIDLNAPGGVADYARRLGPLYHSIAASTEEHRVWDEKLIGQIEAQRREVLPESELAARRAWRDRRLMALARHLKDAEP; encoded by the coding sequence ATGGCGGAGAAGATCGCCATCATCGGCACGGGTCTGGTCGGCAGCGGCTGGGCCGTGGTCTTCGCGCGCGCAGGCTGCGAGGTCTCGCTCTACGACGCCTCCCCCGGCGGGGCGGAGAAGGGGCGCGAGGTGGTCCGGCAGCAGCTGAACGATCTCTCCGCCTATGGGCTGGTCGAGGAGGACCCTTCGGCCATCCTCGCACGAGTCACCGTCGCGAAGGACCTGCGCGAGGCGCTGGATGGCGCCGTCTACGCGCAGGAAAGCACCTTCGAGCGCACGGATGTGAAGCGCGAGGTCTTCAGCGCGATCGATGCCGTCATCGGCCCCGACACGCTGGTGGGTTCCTCTTCTTCCGGCATCCCGGCCTCCGCCTATACCGACCATGTGGCCTGCCGGGCGCGCTGCCTGGTGGCGCATCCGGTCAACCCGCCGTCGCTCGCGCCGGTGGTGGAACTGGTGCCCGCCCCCTGGACGGCGCCGGAGACGGTGAAATCCGTCCGTGCCCTGATGGAGCGCGTCGGCCAGGCCCCCGTCGAGATGACGCGGGAGATCGAGGGGTTCATCCTCAACCGCCTGCAGGGCGTGTTGCTGATGGAGGCCTGGCGGCTGGTGGAAGCCGGGCTGGCGACGGCCGAGGATGTGGACCGCACGGTGTCCAAGGGCCTCGGCCTGCGCTGGGCCTTCATGGGGCCCTTCGAGACCATCGACCTCAACGCCCCCGGCGGCGTGGCCGATTACGCCCGGCGCCTCGGCCCGCTCTATCACAGCATCGCCGCCTCCACGGAGGAGCACCGCGTCTGGGATGAGAAGCTGATCGGGCAGATCGAGGCGCAGCGGCGCGAGGTGCTGCCGGAATCTGAACTCGCGGCTCGCCGTGCCTGGCGCGACCGCCGGCTGATGGCGCTGGCGCGCCACCTGAAGGACGCCGAGCCATGA
- the hisD gene encoding histidinol dehydrogenase has product MAQWLKRGTDVEAAKSADRQVRETVENILLDIEARGDAAVRELSVRFDKWDRDNYRLSESEIRDCMAQLKDRDLQDIEFAQTQVRNFAQAQRDALKDIEVETLPGVVLGHKNIPVNSVGCYVPGGKYPLLASAHMSVITAKVAGVPRIITCAPPYQGKPAPAIVAAQHMAGADEIYCLGGIQAIGAMALGTQSIESVDMLVGPGNAFVAEAKRQLYGRVGIDLFAGPTETLVIADESVDGEMCATDLLGQAEHGPDSPAILLTTSEKLARETMAEVERLLKILPTAEIARKAWESHGAVIVAEDDEEMLKIADQIASEHVQVMTKDPDWFLDRMTNYGALFLGPRTNVAYGDKVIGTNHTLPTKKAARYTGGLWVGKFLKTCTYQRVLTDEASASIGEYCSRLCALEGFTGHGEQANLRVRRYGGKNVPYGAAAE; this is encoded by the coding sequence ATGGCGCAGTGGCTCAAGCGCGGCACGGATGTGGAAGCGGCGAAATCCGCCGACCGCCAGGTGCGGGAGACGGTGGAGAACATTCTCCTCGACATCGAGGCGCGCGGTGACGCGGCGGTGCGCGAACTCTCCGTCCGCTTCGACAAATGGGACCGGGACAATTACCGCCTGAGCGAGTCCGAGATCCGCGACTGCATGGCGCAGTTGAAGGACCGCGACCTCCAGGACATCGAATTCGCGCAGACCCAGGTCCGCAACTTCGCCCAGGCCCAGCGCGACGCGCTGAAGGATATCGAGGTGGAGACGCTGCCGGGCGTGGTGCTCGGCCATAAGAACATCCCCGTGAACTCGGTGGGCTGCTACGTGCCCGGCGGCAAGTATCCGCTGCTGGCCTCGGCCCATATGTCCGTCATCACCGCCAAGGTGGCGGGCGTGCCGCGCATCATCACCTGCGCGCCGCCCTACCAGGGCAAGCCCGCGCCCGCCATCGTCGCCGCGCAGCACATGGCCGGCGCGGATGAGATCTACTGCCTCGGTGGCATCCAGGCGATCGGCGCCATGGCGCTGGGCACGCAGAGCATCGAGAGCGTGGACATGCTAGTCGGCCCCGGCAATGCCTTCGTGGCCGAGGCCAAGCGGCAGCTCTATGGCCGCGTCGGCATCGACCTCTTCGCGGGTCCCACCGAGACGCTGGTGATCGCCGACGAGAGCGTCGATGGCGAGATGTGCGCGACCGACCTGCTGGGCCAGGCCGAGCATGGCCCGGACTCGCCGGCGATCCTGCTGACGACCTCCGAGAAGCTGGCGCGCGAGACGATGGCGGAGGTGGAGCGCCTGCTGAAGATCCTGCCGACCGCCGAGATCGCGCGGAAGGCCTGGGAGAGCCATGGCGCCGTCATCGTCGCGGAAGACGACGAGGAGATGCTGAAGATCGCCGATCAGATCGCGTCCGAGCATGTGCAGGTCATGACGAAGGACCCCGACTGGTTCCTGGACCGCATGACGAATTACGGCGCGCTCTTCCTCGGCCCGCGCACCAACGTCGCATACGGCGACAAGGTCATCGGCACCAACCACACCCTGCCGACCAAGAAGGCGGCGCGCTATACGGGTGGCCTCTGGGTCGGCAAGTTCCTGAAGACCTGCACCTATCAGCGCGTGCTGACAGATGAGGCCTCGGCCAGCATCGGCGAATATTGCTCCCGCCTCTGCGCGCTGGAAGGCTTCACGGGCCACGGCGAACAGGCCAACCTGCGCGTGCGGCGCTACGGCGGCAAGAACGTGCCGTACGGCGCCGCGGCGGAATAA
- a CDS encoding LacI family DNA-binding transcriptional regulator, with protein sequence MAKTRAPGPIRAATAHDVARLAGVSQSAVSRAFTPGASIAPDTARKVAEAAARLGYRPNLIARSLITRRSSIIGVAAAYLENPFYPAMLEALSTALEGAGYRVLLFTARPGESSDPILEEVLRYRLDALVMASASLSSRFALECRQAGIPVVLLNRRTEDGATSSVTGDNHGGAALIARFLAAGGHRRPAFIAGLENASTSREREAGFREALAALGLPPPLRAVGHYDFAEAARAARELLSAPERPDALFCANDHMAFAALGVARREFGLEPGREVSIIGFDDAGPASWPVVDLTTYAQPIQPMAARVLSILSHHLADPAAPAVGAVMPGELVLRGSARLPPQGVVTQEGRLVWKP encoded by the coding sequence ATGGCCAAGACCCGTGCGCCCGGCCCCATCCGCGCCGCCACGGCGCATGACGTGGCGCGGCTGGCCGGGGTCTCGCAATCCGCCGTCTCCCGCGCCTTCACCCCAGGTGCCAGCATCGCACCGGACACCGCGCGCAAGGTGGCCGAAGCTGCCGCCCGGCTGGGCTATCGCCCCAATCTGATCGCGCGCTCCCTGATCACCCGGCGGTCCAGCATCATCGGGGTCGCGGCCGCCTATCTGGAGAACCCGTTCTATCCCGCCATGCTGGAGGCCCTCTCCACGGCGCTGGAAGGGGCGGGCTACCGGGTGCTGCTTTTCACCGCCCGGCCGGGGGAAAGCTCCGACCCCATCCTGGAGGAGGTGCTGCGCTACCGGCTGGACGCGCTGGTCATGGCCTCGGCCAGCCTCTCCTCCCGCTTCGCGCTGGAATGCCGGCAGGCCGGTATCCCAGTGGTGTTGCTGAACCGGCGGACCGAGGATGGCGCCACCTCCAGCGTCACCGGCGACAACCATGGCGGCGCGGCGCTGATCGCGCGCTTCCTGGCGGCGGGCGGTCACCGGCGCCCCGCCTTCATCGCCGGGCTGGAGAACGCCTCCACCAGCCGGGAACGTGAGGCCGGGTTCCGGGAGGCCCTGGCGGCGCTGGGCCTGCCGCCGCCGCTGCGGGCCGTCGGGCATTACGACTTCGCGGAGGCGGCGCGAGCGGCACGGGAACTGCTCTCGGCGCCTGAGCGGCCGGATGCGCTGTTCTGCGCCAATGACCACATGGCTTTCGCCGCGCTTGGCGTGGCACGGCGGGAATTCGGACTGGAGCCGGGGCGGGAGGTCTCCATCATCGGCTTCGACGACGCGGGGCCGGCATCCTGGCCGGTGGTGGACCTCACGACCTATGCCCAGCCGATCCAGCCCATGGCGGCCCGTGTGCTCTCCATCCTCAGCCACCACCTGGCCGATCCGGCGGCGCCGGCCGTGGGCGCGGTCATGCCGGGGGAACTGGTGCTGCGGGGCTCCGCCCGCCTGCCGCCGCAGGGCGTGGTCACGCAGGAGGGAAGGCTGGTCTGGAAGCCCTGA
- a CDS encoding ABC transporter substrate-binding protein — translation MQLKNWLRRTVLASALLAAGIALPVQAQQAERPVRLVVNVGLQVLDPVVGTSFITRNFAYMVFDTLVSMDSKGNFRPQMLEGWKISDDGLTYTFTLRPGLEWHDGKPVTAEDCVASIKRWGGRDSTGRRLMAASKDLRATSENQFVLELSRPFGGVIDALGKPSVHVPFMMPARIAGTTPPTEAVKEIVGSGPFLFIKEEWVPGEKTVFRRNPRYRPREEPADGLAGGKVVHVERAEFINIGDPATRAAALRNGEVDYLEYAPLDFLPVLQRDRNLTLAKPGGIAQIMGGLALNHAQPPFNNLKVRQALQTGLDQSETVAVHGLPEGMFQPICQSMTMCGTRYATEAGSEALREPSLERARAMLKESGYNNERVVLLHPADSALINPMAMVVADRMKRMGLNVDQQTLDWATAAQRWLSREPVEKGGWSAVPVVYTGFDLSDPLSNLGIGYNCTGTAPWLYCDEALTPLLQRFEAEADLEKRREIMAEINRRALANVNFMLTGQFSSPAVWRKELKGVIDFGFPVLWNIRREAS, via the coding sequence ATGCAACTGAAGAACTGGCTGCGCCGGACGGTCCTCGCTTCTGCGCTGCTTGCCGCCGGCATCGCCCTGCCCGTGCAGGCACAGCAGGCCGAGAGGCCCGTGCGGCTGGTGGTGAATGTCGGCCTGCAGGTGCTGGACCCCGTCGTTGGCACCTCCTTCATCACCCGCAACTTCGCCTACATGGTCTTCGACACGTTGGTGTCGATGGACAGCAAAGGCAATTTCCGCCCGCAGATGCTGGAAGGTTGGAAGATCAGCGATGACGGTCTGACCTATACCTTCACGCTGCGCCCCGGCCTGGAATGGCATGACGGCAAGCCCGTGACGGCGGAGGATTGCGTCGCCTCCATCAAGCGCTGGGGCGGGCGCGATTCCACCGGCCGCCGGCTGATGGCGGCCAGTAAGGATCTGCGCGCCACCAGCGAGAATCAGTTCGTGCTGGAACTGTCGCGGCCCTTCGGCGGCGTAATCGACGCGCTGGGCAAGCCGAGCGTGCATGTGCCCTTCATGATGCCCGCGCGCATCGCGGGAACGACGCCGCCGACCGAGGCGGTGAAGGAGATTGTGGGCTCCGGCCCCTTCCTCTTCATCAAGGAGGAATGGGTGCCGGGCGAGAAGACCGTCTTCCGCCGTAACCCGCGCTACCGCCCGCGCGAGGAGCCGGCGGATGGCCTGGCCGGCGGCAAGGTCGTGCATGTCGAGCGCGCCGAATTCATCAATATCGGCGACCCCGCCACCCGCGCCGCCGCGCTGCGGAATGGCGAGGTGGATTACCTCGAATACGCGCCGCTGGACTTCCTGCCGGTGCTGCAACGCGACCGTAACCTCACCCTGGCCAAGCCCGGCGGCATCGCCCAGATCATGGGGGGCCTGGCGCTGAACCATGCACAGCCGCCCTTCAACAACCTGAAGGTGCGCCAGGCCCTGCAGACGGGGCTGGACCAGAGCGAGACGGTGGCCGTGCACGGCCTGCCGGAGGGCATGTTCCAGCCCATCTGCCAGTCCATGACCATGTGCGGCACGCGCTACGCCACCGAGGCCGGCAGTGAGGCCCTGCGGGAGCCGAGCCTGGAACGCGCCCGCGCCATGCTGAAGGAATCCGGCTACAACAACGAGCGGGTGGTCCTCCTGCACCCGGCGGATTCAGCGCTGATCAACCCCATGGCCATGGTGGTGGCGGATCGCATGAAGCGGATGGGGCTGAACGTGGACCAGCAGACCCTGGACTGGGCCACGGCCGCGCAGCGCTGGCTGAGCCGTGAGCCGGTGGAGAAGGGCGGCTGGAGCGCCGTGCCCGTCGTTTACACGGGCTTCGACCTTTCAGACCCGCTGAGCAACCTGGGCATCGGCTACAACTGCACGGGCACCGCGCCCTGGCTGTATTGCGATGAGGCCCTGACGCCGCTGCTACAGCGTTTCGAGGCGGAGGCCGATCTGGAGAAGCGCCGGGAGATCATGGCGGAGATCAACCGCCGCGCCCTGGCCAATGTGAACTTCATGCTGACGGGCCAGTTCTCCAGCCCGGCGGTGTGGCGGAAGGAACTGAAGGGAGTGATCGACTTCGGCTTCCCCGTGCTCTGGAACATCCGCCGCGAAGCGTCCTGA